A window of Gimesia sp. contains these coding sequences:
- a CDS encoding transposase produces the protein MPRAKRICPAGEVFHVLNRSVARLTLFEKPDDYAAFMRVVEETWQKNPLPIFAMSVMPNHWHFVVRPTTDTQLTDFFRRLTVTHTMRWHAHYATGGTGHLYQGRFKSFPIQSDDHLLTVMRYVERNPLRANLVQQAEEWEYGSAWTRQQKQDKPEWLATLKNPQLPRNWRSLVNNPQTDAELAALRKCIVRGTPFGNEKWTSNTVQRLSLESTTRPRGRPRTRKES, from the coding sequence ATGCCCAGAGCCAAACGAATTTGTCCTGCCGGTGAGGTGTTTCATGTACTGAACCGGTCTGTTGCGCGGCTGACTCTGTTTGAGAAGCCGGACGATTATGCTGCGTTCATGCGAGTCGTCGAGGAAACGTGGCAGAAGAATCCGCTGCCGATCTTTGCGATGTCCGTGATGCCCAACCACTGGCACTTTGTCGTGCGACCTACCACGGATACCCAGTTAACGGACTTCTTCCGGCGGCTCACCGTCACTCACACGATGCGCTGGCACGCTCATTACGCGACGGGCGGCACCGGGCATCTCTATCAGGGACGCTTCAAATCGTTTCCGATTCAATCGGACGACCATTTACTAACCGTCATGCGTTATGTCGAACGCAACCCATTGCGGGCGAATCTGGTCCAGCAGGCAGAGGAGTGGGAGTACGGCTCCGCCTGGACCCGGCAACAAAAACAAGACAAGCCGGAATGGTTGGCGACACTCAAGAATCCGCAGTTGCCACGGAACTGGCGGTCACTGGTCAACAACCCCCAGACCGACGCCGAGCTGGCGGCCCTGCGAAAATGCATCGTCCGCGGCACACCTTTCGGCAACGAAAAATGGACCAGCAACACTGTCCAAAGGCTATCACTGGAAAGCACCACCCGCCCCCGGGGTAGACCACGCACCAGAAAAGAGTCCTGA